Proteins from one Nitrobacteraceae bacterium AZCC 2146 genomic window:
- a CDS encoding peptide/nickel transport system permease protein (product_source=KO:K02033; cath_funfam=1.10.3720.10; cog=COG0601; ko=KO:K02033; pfam=PF00528,PF19300; superfamily=161098; transmembrane_helix_parts=Inside_1_6,TMhelix_7_29,Outside_30_103,TMhelix_104_126,Inside_127_138,TMhelix_139_161,Outside_162_186,TMhelix_187_209,Inside_210_244,TMhelix_245_267,Outside_268_294,TMhelix_295_317,Inside_318_323): MRLARYMGYRLVTALPMIFGIIVLNFLLIHLAPGDAASVLAGESGAATPEYMDALRHKFGLDQSLGMQFLTYVSNMAHFNLGYSYRNDADVSSLIFERLGPTSLLMLTAFGTAVALGIILGLVAATGRNSWRDNIISLISLVAYATPGFWLGLMMIVIFSIGLGWLPTSGFDTVGAGHEGWAEVWDVARHLVMPAVSLALFYLALYARLMRASVLEQTGMDYVTTARAKGQTERRIMTGHVLRNALLPIVTIAGVQAGNLIGGSIVVETVFGWPGIGTLAFNALQSRDLNLLLAIFFMSACLIVIINLAVDVIYVMLDPRMEI; the protein is encoded by the coding sequence GTGCGATTAGCCCGCTATATGGGATACCGGCTGGTCACCGCGCTGCCGATGATCTTCGGCATCATTGTGCTCAACTTCCTGTTGATCCATCTCGCGCCCGGCGACGCGGCCTCCGTGCTCGCCGGCGAGAGCGGTGCTGCGACGCCCGAATATATGGACGCGCTGCGCCATAAATTCGGCCTCGACCAATCGCTCGGCATGCAGTTCCTGACCTATGTCTCGAACATGGCGCATTTCAATCTCGGTTATTCCTACCGCAACGATGCCGACGTGAGCAGCTTGATTTTCGAACGGCTCGGGCCAACCAGCCTGCTGATGTTGACGGCGTTCGGCACCGCTGTGGCGCTCGGCATCATCCTCGGTCTCGTTGCCGCGACAGGGCGCAATTCCTGGCGCGACAACATCATTTCGCTGATCAGCCTCGTCGCCTATGCGACGCCCGGATTCTGGCTTGGGCTCATGATGATCGTGATCTTTTCGATCGGCCTCGGCTGGCTGCCGACAAGCGGGTTCGATACGGTCGGCGCCGGTCACGAAGGCTGGGCCGAGGTTTGGGACGTCGCTCGGCATCTCGTGATGCCCGCCGTCTCGCTCGCACTGTTCTACCTCGCGCTTTATGCGCGCCTCATGCGCGCGTCCGTCCTGGAGCAAACCGGCATGGATTATGTGACGACGGCGCGCGCCAAGGGCCAGACAGAGCGCCGCATCATGACAGGTCATGTCCTGCGCAATGCGCTGTTGCCTATCGTGACGATTGCCGGCGTTCAGGCCGGCAATCTGATCGGCGGCTCCATCGTGGTGGAAACCGTGTTCGGCTGGCCCGGCATCGGCACGCTTGCCTTCAACGCGCTGCAATCGCGCGACCTCAATCTGCTTCTCGCGATCTTCTTCATGTCAGCCTGCCTCATCGTGATCATCAACCTCGCCGTCGACGTGATCTACGTCATGCTCGACCCGCGCATGGAGATTTGA
- a CDS encoding NitT/TauT family transport system ATP-binding protein (product_source=KO:K02049; cath_funfam=3.40.50.300; cog=COG1116; ko=KO:K02049; pfam=PF00005; smart=SM00382; superfamily=52540) yields MQTGPEPMQHERSAPSTPYVSVSAVSKSYDSGKNAALVLDDITLDIAPGEFVAIVGPSGCGKSTLLKCIAGLQPVSAGRIMVKDELVLAPPDNMAIVFQRDVLLDWRTVLDNVLLMVEFRGLKRKDFVARAIQLLTTYGLGDYVNRYPWELSGGMRQRAAICRALIVDPELLLMDEPFGALDAMTRDDLNVELERLWFATRKTLLFITHGIDEAVYLADRVVVMARNPGRIAEIIDIDIPRPRSLSVRQTPEFGEYTTEIRRLFASLGVVKAE; encoded by the coding sequence ATGCAGACCGGTCCTGAACCCATGCAACATGAACGGTCTGCGCCGTCGACGCCCTATGTCAGTGTCTCCGCGGTCAGCAAATCCTACGACAGCGGCAAGAACGCCGCTCTCGTTCTCGATGACATCACGCTCGATATCGCGCCGGGTGAATTCGTCGCCATCGTCGGACCCTCCGGCTGCGGCAAGAGCACGCTGCTGAAGTGCATCGCCGGGCTGCAGCCGGTTTCGGCGGGGCGGATCATGGTGAAGGACGAACTCGTCCTGGCGCCGCCGGACAACATGGCGATCGTATTCCAGCGGGACGTGCTGCTGGACTGGCGCACCGTGCTCGACAACGTGCTGCTGATGGTCGAATTCCGTGGCCTCAAGCGCAAGGATTTCGTGGCGCGGGCGATCCAGTTGCTGACCACCTATGGCCTCGGCGATTACGTCAATCGCTATCCCTGGGAGCTGTCGGGCGGCATGCGGCAGCGGGCGGCGATCTGCCGCGCGCTGATCGTTGATCCCGAACTGCTGCTGATGGACGAACCGTTCGGCGCGCTCGACGCCATGACGCGCGACGATCTCAACGTCGAGCTGGAGCGGCTGTGGTTCGCGACGCGCAAGACGCTACTGTTCATCACCCATGGCATCGACGAGGCGGTGTATCTCGCCGACCGGGTGGTGGTGATGGCCCGCAATCCCGGCCGCATCGCCGAAATCATCGACATCGACATTCCGCGCCCGCGCTCGCTCAGCGTCCGGCAGACACCGGAATTCGGCGAGTATACCACCGAAATCCGCCGGCTGTTTGCGTCGCTCGGCGTGGTGAAAGCGGAATAG
- a CDS encoding peptide/nickel transport system permease protein (product_source=KO:K02034; cath_funfam=1.10.3720.10; cog=COG1173; ko=KO:K02034; pfam=PF00528,PF12911; superfamily=161098; transmembrane_helix_parts=Inside_1_12,TMhelix_13_35,Outside_36_77,TMhelix_78_100,Inside_101_120,TMhelix_121_143,Outside_144_194,TMhelix_195_217,Inside_218_237,TMhelix_238_260,Outside_261_275) — protein MWQGFARFARNRMALFGAAVLLCLLLLVVLTPVIYPDDPFKLAGPALQPPGGRFLLGTDTLGRDVAAEIAYGARTSLIVGVGATLAAIVIGAVAGGVAGYYRGMTETVLMRITEFFQTIPAFIFALLIVAILSPSVSSEIIAIAAVSWPSIARLVRGEFVSLGGREFVQACAGLGASDARIIFNHMLPNCASSIIAVGSLLIGTAILLEAGLAFLGLGDPNVMSWGLIISAGRAVLRSAWWICTFPGVAILLTVLGINLIGDGLNEALNPRLRER, from the coding sequence ATGTGGCAGGGCTTCGCGCGGTTCGCGCGCAACCGGATGGCATTATTCGGCGCAGCCGTGCTGCTGTGCTTGCTCCTGCTCGTCGTGCTCACACCGGTGATCTACCCTGACGATCCGTTCAAGCTCGCCGGACCCGCCTTGCAGCCGCCGGGCGGGCGCTTTCTGCTCGGCACCGACACGCTCGGCCGCGACGTCGCGGCCGAAATCGCTTACGGCGCGCGCACCTCGCTCATCGTCGGTGTCGGTGCGACCCTCGCCGCAATTGTGATCGGCGCGGTGGCCGGGGGGGTGGCCGGCTACTATCGCGGGATGACCGAGACCGTGCTGATGCGCATAACGGAATTTTTCCAAACCATCCCGGCCTTCATTTTCGCTTTGTTGATCGTCGCGATCCTTTCCCCCTCGGTCTCCAGCGAAATCATCGCCATCGCCGCCGTCTCCTGGCCAAGCATCGCGCGGCTAGTGCGCGGGGAATTCGTCTCGCTCGGCGGCCGCGAATTCGTGCAGGCCTGCGCCGGCCTCGGCGCCAGCGATGCGCGCATCATCTTCAATCATATGCTGCCGAACTGCGCCTCCTCCATCATCGCGGTCGGTTCGCTGCTGATCGGCACCGCGATTCTGCTCGAAGCCGGATTGGCGTTTCTGGGCCTCGGTGATCCGAATGTCATGAGCTGGGGGTTGATCATCAGCGCGGGGCGCGCGGTGCTGCGCTCCGCCTGGTGGATCTGCACCTTTCCGGGCGTCGCGATCCTGCTCACGGTGCTCGGCATCAATCTCATTGGCGACGGGCTCAACGAAGCCCTCAATCCGAGGCTGCGTGAGCGATGA
- a CDS encoding amidase (product_source=KO:K01426; cath_funfam=3.90.1300.10; cog=COG0154; ko=KO:K01426; pfam=PF01425; superfamily=75304; tigrfam=TIGR01409), with protein sequence MSETIGRREFLGTAAAAGVAVAVGTKSFVTSANAANEGYLTSASASALAEAIRSKKVSSKTVVDAYLARIAEVNPKLNAVVQLTAESARKEADEADAALARGDIKGPLHGVPVTIKDTLETAGVICTGGTKGRANYVPKADATAVARLRAAGAIILGKTNVPELAGALETDNLVYGRTNNPYDLARTPGGSSGGEAAIVAAGGSPLGLGTDAGGSIRVPAHFCGLAAIKPTSGRVPRTGQFPLPLGARNAVFHVSLLARKVEDLALALPIISGPDYRDHSIVGMPMGNPGNVKLQDLKIAFFDDDGVATPTREIIAAVRDSAKAFAEAGVRVEESRPPDVGTASKVYFDMSRGDGGAGTRAFLKSVGSDKISPLFEKALTYSVAPAFATTTEALAAFVRWDLFRNSMLRYMENYDAILSAVAPYPALLHGTSFDEANRRGFGYAQAHNLTGWPTATVRVGTSPEGLPLGVQVAARPWREDVALALVQHLEKTFGGWKMPTAV encoded by the coding sequence ATGAGCGAGACCATTGGGCGGCGGGAATTTCTCGGCACTGCCGCAGCAGCAGGGGTGGCCGTTGCGGTCGGAACGAAGTCTTTTGTGACGTCCGCAAATGCCGCGAATGAAGGATATCTTACGTCCGCCTCGGCAAGTGCGCTGGCCGAGGCCATCCGCTCAAAAAAGGTAAGCTCGAAGACGGTTGTCGATGCGTATCTCGCGCGAATTGCGGAGGTAAATCCAAAGCTCAACGCCGTCGTTCAATTGACCGCCGAGTCTGCGCGGAAGGAGGCGGATGAAGCCGATGCGGCATTGGCTCGCGGCGACATCAAAGGGCCGCTTCATGGTGTGCCGGTCACGATCAAGGATACGTTGGAAACGGCGGGCGTGATCTGCACCGGCGGCACGAAGGGGCGCGCGAATTATGTGCCCAAGGCCGATGCCACTGCGGTTGCGCGATTGCGCGCCGCGGGTGCGATCATTCTAGGCAAGACGAACGTTCCGGAGCTTGCGGGCGCACTTGAGACCGACAATCTGGTCTATGGGCGAACCAACAATCCTTATGATCTTGCCCGGACGCCCGGCGGCAGCAGCGGCGGTGAAGCCGCGATCGTTGCGGCAGGCGGCTCGCCACTCGGCCTTGGCACCGACGCCGGCGGCAGCATCCGTGTTCCGGCGCATTTTTGCGGTCTCGCCGCGATCAAGCCGACCTCGGGGCGCGTGCCGAGAACGGGGCAGTTTCCGTTACCCCTCGGCGCACGCAATGCTGTTTTCCATGTCAGCCTGCTGGCGCGAAAGGTCGAGGACCTTGCGCTGGCGCTGCCGATCATTTCCGGCCCGGACTATCGGGATCACTCGATCGTCGGCATGCCGATGGGCAATCCCGGGAACGTCAAACTTCAAGACCTGAAGATCGCGTTTTTTGATGACGACGGCGTTGCCACGCCGACCCGCGAAATCATCGCGGCGGTGCGGGATTCCGCCAAAGCCTTCGCCGAAGCAGGTGTGAGGGTCGAAGAGAGTCGGCCGCCCGATGTAGGCACTGCGTCGAAGGTATATTTCGATATGAGTCGCGGCGACGGTGGAGCAGGGACGCGCGCATTTCTAAAAAGTGTCGGATCAGACAAAATCTCTCCGTTGTTCGAAAAAGCGTTGACCTACTCGGTCGCTCCCGCCTTTGCGACCACGACGGAGGCGCTTGCCGCCTTCGTCCGCTGGGATCTGTTTCGCAATTCTATGTTGCGCTACATGGAAAACTACGACGCTATCCTGTCAGCCGTGGCGCCGTATCCGGCATTGCTTCACGGCACCAGCTTCGACGAGGCCAATCGCAGAGGATTTGGTTATGCGCAGGCTCACAACCTTACCGGCTGGCCGACCGCGACTGTCAGGGTCGGCACGTCACCTGAGGGACTGCCGCTTGGCGTCCAGGTCGCCGCTCGCCCGTGGCGTGAGGACGTCGCACTTGCTCTCGTCCAGCATCTCGAGAAGACCTTCGGCGGTTGGAAAATGCCCACCGCGGTCTGA
- a CDS encoding NitT/TauT family transport system permease protein (product_source=KO:K02050; cath_funfam=1.10.3720.10; cog=COG0600; ko=KO:K02050; pfam=PF00528; superfamily=161098; transmembrane_helix_parts=Inside_1_12,TMhelix_13_33,Outside_34_62,TMhelix_63_85,Inside_86_97,TMhelix_98_120,Outside_121_124,TMhelix_125_147,Inside_148_177,TMhelix_178_200,Outside_201_219,TMhelix_220_242,Inside_243_260), translated as MAWWRRSEYARTVVSVLLLTVGAWELAVRMFGIRTFLLPPPSLVAMEILNNPGFYAFQSLYTIYITAIGFALAVIFGIGLAIAIVSSKFLDRTLYTLLIASNSVPKVALAPIFVIWLGTGGEPKVAIAALIAVFPIVINTTLGMRAVDPDMIDLARSARAPNHDVMLKIRLPNALPSIFAGAKVGISFALIGAIVGEFVAGERGLGYVILTSQATFNSPRAFAAIVLLSVIGTIMFFAVELCERWFLPWHVSQRNARAAR; from the coding sequence ATGGCCTGGTGGAGACGAAGCGAATACGCGCGGACCGTTGTGTCCGTCCTGCTGCTCACCGTGGGCGCCTGGGAGCTTGCGGTGCGGATGTTCGGCATCAGGACGTTCCTGCTGCCGCCACCGTCGCTGGTCGCCATGGAAATTTTAAACAATCCCGGCTTCTACGCATTCCAGTCGCTGTACACGATCTACATCACGGCAATCGGCTTCGCGCTGGCGGTGATTTTCGGAATCGGCCTCGCGATCGCGATCGTGTCGTCGAAGTTTCTGGACCGCACGCTTTACACCCTGCTGATCGCATCCAACTCCGTGCCCAAGGTGGCGCTGGCGCCGATCTTTGTGATCTGGCTCGGCACCGGCGGCGAACCGAAGGTGGCGATTGCCGCACTAATCGCCGTGTTCCCCATCGTGATCAACACCACGCTCGGGATGCGCGCGGTGGATCCCGACATGATCGACCTGGCGCGCTCGGCGCGCGCGCCGAACCACGACGTGATGCTGAAGATCCGCCTGCCTAACGCGCTGCCGAGCATTTTCGCGGGCGCCAAGGTCGGGATCTCCTTCGCCCTGATCGGCGCCATCGTCGGCGAGTTCGTGGCGGGCGAACGCGGGCTTGGTTATGTGATCCTGACCAGCCAGGCCACGTTCAACAGTCCGCGGGCCTTTGCCGCCATCGTCCTGCTCAGCGTGATCGGCACCATCATGTTCTTCGCCGTGGAGCTTTGCGAGCGCTGGTTCCTGCCGTGGCATGTCTCTCAGCGTAACGCGCGGGCGGCGCGTTGA
- a CDS encoding NitT/TauT family transport system substrate-binding protein (product_source=KO:K02051; cath_funfam=3.40.190.10; cog=COG0715; ko=KO:K02051; pfam=PF09084; superfamily=53850) has translation MNVDKKSPARSGALTRRALLGTMAALPLVGHGGFAWAQAADALSVRVDFAPWGVHAALHLAQAKGWLKEDGLTVDIQDGTGTLSTINLVAAGKVDVGFVQLGPMAIARASGLPVKSFAGYLRKGDLAVMVDAAKGPKTAKELAGKKIVCFAASPWAPFVDQYIKNLGLEKGSGPGQVNVVMVSPAAMVATYASSDADGFMSLQEFGEPLVMSARPARSFLAADVGIAFPSYGLIATDESLTKRADALKRLSANQTRAWTYIYEKPAHLDEAVAAMMAQRADKQLNPEVLKAQLVLSKDFLGTPNTAGKPMGWQAAADWKLAVKSMSDAGLIKGDAKIEDYFTNDFIKS, from the coding sequence ATGAACGTCGATAAGAAATCTCCTGCACGAAGCGGGGCACTCACGCGCCGTGCCCTGCTCGGCACCATGGCTGCGCTGCCGCTGGTCGGACACGGCGGATTTGCGTGGGCGCAGGCCGCCGATGCCCTCAGCGTGCGCGTCGATTTCGCGCCGTGGGGCGTGCATGCCGCCCTGCATCTCGCCCAGGCCAAGGGCTGGCTGAAGGAGGACGGTCTCACCGTCGATATCCAGGATGGCACGGGAACGCTGAGCACCATCAACCTGGTCGCCGCCGGCAAGGTCGATGTCGGCTTCGTGCAGCTCGGACCGATGGCAATCGCGCGTGCGAGCGGGCTGCCGGTCAAATCCTTCGCGGGTTACCTGCGCAAGGGCGATCTCGCCGTCATGGTGGATGCCGCCAAGGGCCCGAAGACCGCCAAGGAACTGGCGGGCAAGAAGATCGTCTGCTTTGCCGCCAGCCCATGGGCGCCGTTCGTCGATCAGTACATCAAGAATCTCGGCCTTGAGAAGGGCAGCGGCCCGGGCCAAGTCAACGTCGTGATGGTGTCGCCCGCCGCCATGGTGGCGACGTATGCCAGCAGCGATGCGGACGGCTTCATGTCGCTGCAGGAATTCGGCGAGCCGCTGGTGATGTCTGCGCGGCCGGCACGCTCGTTCCTGGCCGCCGATGTCGGCATCGCGTTTCCGAGCTACGGCCTGATAGCCACCGACGAGAGCCTGACCAAGCGCGCCGATGCGCTGAAGCGGCTGTCGGCGAACCAGACCCGCGCATGGACCTACATCTACGAGAAGCCGGCGCATCTCGACGAGGCGGTGGCAGCGATGATGGCGCAGCGCGCCGACAAGCAGCTCAATCCCGAGGTGCTCAAGGCGCAGCTCGTGCTCAGCAAGGATTTTCTCGGCACGCCGAACACGGCGGGCAAGCCGATGGGCTGGCAGGCGGCGGCGGACTGGAAGCTCGCAGTCAAATCCATGTCCGATGCCGGGCTGATCAAGGGTGATGCCAAGATCGAGGACTACTTCACCAACGACTTCATCAAGTCGTAA
- a CDS encoding peptide/nickel transport system substrate-binding protein (product_source=KO:K02035; cath_funfam=3.10.105.10,3.40.190.10; cog=COG0747; ko=KO:K02035; pfam=PF00496; superfamily=53850) — protein MVDHPPLNKISRRTALALPLGLAASSGTIFSNGFAKADEPVRGGTMVMIVQPEPSTLAHYAVTAGNIPPIATQIYEGLVTYDWDQNPQPNLATSWETAPDGKSITFKLREGVVFHNGKRFTSADVQFSFMEILKKYHPFAPLLLAELTGVDTPDEKTAVLLLANPAPYLMKALAGRDLPIMCKSVFEGTQILQNPSANKPIGTGPFKFGQWDRGQFVRLDRNDKYWKPGLPYLDHIIARFIPDAATRSAALETGEAHFAGYSAVNYADLARMKTNPILDTTMKGYEMTPALSVLELNAKHPPLDKKEVRQAIAYAIDRKVILRDVMYGYGKPATGPLSSLFKTVGFYTDDVRKYDVPDRLDIANKLLDGAGLPRGANGMRFGMHLEVNSFGEQWLRQAEYLKQALAIVGIDLTLRSEDTATWLRRVYTDYDYDINEPFLSQGVDPVYGLNKQYLTSQIRKGVTFVNDSFYANPEFDGILNEAMREQDHDKRAVLYKKAQQILAEDCPLVWLIDVQYVSVFNRKLRDHTTGPLGTQQAFERAWLET, from the coding sequence TTGGTTGACCATCCGCCTTTGAATAAAATCTCACGCCGTACCGCTCTGGCTTTGCCCCTCGGGTTGGCGGCATCGTCGGGCACCATCTTCTCCAACGGTTTCGCCAAGGCCGATGAGCCGGTGCGGGGCGGCACGATGGTCATGATTGTTCAGCCCGAGCCCTCGACGCTCGCCCATTATGCCGTGACCGCCGGCAATATCCCGCCCATCGCCACACAGATTTACGAAGGTCTTGTGACCTACGATTGGGATCAAAATCCTCAGCCCAATCTCGCAACTTCCTGGGAGACCGCGCCCGACGGAAAATCCATCACCTTCAAACTGCGCGAAGGCGTTGTCTTTCACAACGGCAAGCGTTTCACGAGCGCCGACGTCCAATTCTCCTTCATGGAGATTCTGAAGAAATATCACCCCTTCGCGCCGCTCCTGCTCGCCGAACTGACGGGCGTCGACACGCCAGACGAAAAGACTGCGGTTCTGCTTCTCGCCAATCCCGCGCCTTATCTGATGAAGGCGCTTGCGGGGCGCGATCTGCCGATCATGTGCAAATCGGTTTTCGAGGGAACGCAGATCCTGCAGAATCCTTCGGCCAACAAGCCGATCGGCACCGGGCCGTTCAAATTCGGGCAATGGGACCGCGGACAGTTCGTGCGGCTCGACCGCAACGACAAATATTGGAAGCCGGGACTGCCCTATCTCGACCATATCATCGCGCGTTTCATCCCGGACGCTGCGACGCGCTCTGCCGCGCTCGAGACCGGTGAGGCGCATTTCGCCGGCTATAGCGCCGTTAATTACGCCGATCTCGCGCGGATGAAGACCAACCCGATCCTCGATACGACGATGAAAGGCTATGAGATGACGCCCGCCTTGAGCGTGCTCGAACTCAACGCCAAACACCCGCCGCTCGACAAGAAAGAAGTCCGCCAGGCGATCGCTTATGCGATCGATCGCAAGGTGATCCTGCGCGATGTCATGTATGGCTACGGCAAGCCGGCCACCGGCCCGCTCAGCAGTCTGTTCAAGACCGTCGGGTTCTATACCGACGATGTACGTAAATACGACGTGCCCGACCGTCTCGATATTGCCAACAAGCTGCTCGACGGCGCGGGCCTGCCGCGCGGCGCGAACGGCATGCGCTTCGGCATGCATCTCGAAGTCAATTCATTCGGCGAGCAATGGCTGCGCCAGGCCGAATATCTGAAACAGGCGCTCGCGATCGTCGGGATCGATCTGACGCTACGATCGGAAGATACCGCCACCTGGTTGCGGCGCGTCTATACCGATTACGATTACGACATTAATGAGCCCTTCCTGAGCCAGGGCGTCGATCCGGTCTATGGTCTCAACAAGCAATATCTCACCTCGCAGATCCGCAAGGGCGTGACCTTCGTCAACGACAGCTTTTATGCCAATCCGGAATTCGACGGCATCTTGAACGAGGCCATGCGCGAGCAGGACCACGATAAGCGCGCCGTACTGTACAAAAAGGCGCAGCAGATTCTTGCCGAGGATTGCCCACTGGTCTGGCTCATCGACGTGCAATATGTCTCGGTCTTCAATCGAAAGCTTCGCGATCACACGACCGGGCCGCTCGGCACGCAACAGGCTTTCGAACGGGCCTGGCTGGAAACCTAA